From Rutidosis leptorrhynchoides isolate AG116_Rl617_1_P2 chromosome 3, CSIRO_AGI_Rlap_v1, whole genome shotgun sequence, a single genomic window includes:
- the LOC139897618 gene encoding uncharacterized protein codes for MGPIALTQIATGLSVLAGAALLKSVIDQNPMMGSGPGSGPRCSSCNGTGRVSCLCNRWSDGDRGCRTCAGSGRMVCNSCGGSGTGRPLPVQISVRPPNPPY; via the coding sequence ATGGGTCCAATTGCATTGACTCAAATTGCGACCGGTTTAAGCGTTTTAGCCGGAGCAGCTTTATTGAAATCAGTGATAGATCAGAACCCGATGATGGGTTCGGGTCCGGGTTCAGGTCCAAGATGTTCAAGTTGCAACGGAACCGGTCGAGTTAGTTGTCTTTGTAATCGGTGGTCGGATGGTGACCGTGGGTGTCGGACGTGTGCTGGTTCCGGGCGGATGGTGTGTAATAGTTGTGGCGGTTCAGGTACCGGTCGACCGCTTCCGGTTCAGATCTCAGTTCGTCCTCCAAACCCACCGTATTAA